Proteins from one Ricinus communis isolate WT05 ecotype wild-type chromosome 9, ASM1957865v1, whole genome shotgun sequence genomic window:
- the LOC8287681 gene encoding ubiquitin carboxyl-terminal hydrolase 25 isoform X1 — protein MGFELQMSWQPSLLSQKRKNRPPLGLRNLGNSCYLNSVLQCLTYTPPLANFCLRLQHSSLCDSVSNGERKRDCPFCILEKRIVRSLSLDLTLDAPAKIQSCLKIFAEHFKGGQQEDAHEFLRYVIDACHNTCLRLMKLRRKGINSNNKNYDNDTTTSTSTSTSVVKEIFGGTLQSQVKCLSCHSESNKVDEIMDISLDVLHSNSLREAMQKFFQPEILDGNNKYRCERDLCLFSCKKLVAARKQMSILQAPNILVIQLKRFEGIFGGKIDKAIAFEEVLVLSSFMCKGSQDPRPEYNLFGTIVHSGYSPESGHYYAYIKDATGRWYCCNDSYVTLSTMQDVLSEKVYILFFSRSNQRPGSAGPSVTPIKPCNPNGCEASNIPKVTVSPNAVDAEASVEQPSRKDIPSMSKVDKVPSSPRVKFNIFGNSVSKRILPTGDGKAESHKSQNMEMNGSMKDRVYVEKHDKDMPSTINGNGCNKSRKINDGETGQAITKASANGVTQNGASDSGKPCLYESNGSASTDKGPGQHKLQNGGVNCHSGIPELKRKLKEDSCILIAQDAQSRTEVKELKEALKQEASTVLRSCGWSSKVYSFMCSRKRLCAREPGNLPSDIDLKKLLIAEAKSTFISQIPESLKEDLVKRLQSFSQEK, from the exons atggGATTTGAATTGCAGATGAGTTGGCAACCGAGTTTACTGAgtcagaaaaggaaaaatcgTCCTCCTTTAGGGTTAAGAAACCTCGGCAACTCTTGCTATCTCAATAGCGTCCTTCAGTGTCTCACTTACACTCCTCCTCTCGCCAATTTCTGCCTCCGGTTACAACACTCCTCTCTCT GTGATTCGGTTTCGAACGGTGAGAGAAAGCGTGATTGTCCGTTTTGTATATTAGAGAAAAGGATTGTTAGGTCCTTAAGCCTAGACCTGACACTAGATGCTCCGGCTAAGATCCAGAGCTGTCTCAAGATTTTTGCCGAACACTTTAAGGGCGGTCAACAAGAGGATGCCCATGAATTCTTGCGATATGTTATTGATGCTTGCCATAACACTTGCTTGCGGCTCATGAAGCTGCGGCGCAAGGGAATTaacagtaataataaaaattatgacaaTGATACAACTACTAGTACTAGTACGAGTACTAGTGTTGTTAAAGAGATATTTGGGGGCACTTTGCAAAGTCAAGTGAAGTGTTTATCGTGTCATTCTGAGTCGAATAAAGTTGATGAGATTATGGATATTAGTCTTGATGTTTTGCATAGTAATTCACTTAGAGAAGCTATGCAGAAGTTTTTTCAGCCTGAGATCTTGGATGGAAACAACAAGTATAGATGTGAAAG AGACTTATGCTTGTTTAGTTGTAAGAAATTGGTGGCAGCAAGGAAGCAAATGTCTATTCTTCAAGCGCCTAATATCTTGGTGATCCAACTAAAG AGATTTGAGGGCATATTTGGTGGCAAGATTGATAAGGCTATTGCATTTGAAGAAGTTTTGGTACTGTCAAGCTTCATGTGCAAAGGAAGCCAG GATCCACGGCCAGAGTATAATCTTTTTGGCACCATTGTGCATTCAGGATATTCACCGGAATCTGGACACTACTATGCATATATCAAG GATGCAACGGGTCGGTGGTATTGCTGCAATGATTCATATGTGACGCTTTCAACAATGCAAGATGTCTTGTCAGAGAAGGtctatattcttttcttctctcgCAGTAACCAAAGACCAGGATCTGCAGGGCCCTCTGTTACTCCCATAAAACCGTGTAATCCCAATGGCTGCGAGGCATCTAACATTCCAAAGGTTACTGTTTCACCTAACGCAGTGGATGCAGAGGCATCTGTTGAACAACCTTCACGCAAGGATATTCCTTCCATGTCTAAGGTTGATAAAGTGCCTTCTAGTCCACgggtaaaatttaatatttttggaaATTCCGTTTCAAAGAGGATTCTGCCAACCGGTGACGGAAAGGCTGAAAGTCATAAGAGTCAAAATATGGAAATGAATGGGAGCATGAAAGACAGAGTTTATGTGGAGAAACATGACAAAGATATGCCATCAACAATTAATGGAAATGGTTGTAATAAGAGTAGGAAGATTAATGATGGTGAGACTGGCCAAGCAATTACAAAAGCAAGTGCAAATGGTGTCACCCAAAATGGTGCTTCTGATTCAGGAAAGCCGTGTCTCTATGAGTCTAACGGTAGCGCATCAACAGACAAAGGACCTGGTCAACATAAATTGCAAAATGGTGGAGTGAATTGCCACTCTGGCATTCCAGAGTtgaagagaaaattaaaggaGGATTCTTGCATTTTGATTGCACAGGATGCTCAATCTCGGACTGAAGtaaaagagttgaaagaaGC TCTCAAGCAAGAAGCTTCCACAGTTTTGCGATCATGTGGTTGGTCTAGTAAGGTATACAGTTTTATGTGTTCAAGGAAGAGGTTATGTGCACGAGAACCAGGAAATCTTCCAAGTGATATTGACTTAAA GAAACTGTTGATCGCAGAGGCCAAGTCAACCTTTATATCGCAGATACCTGAGTCATTGAAAGAGGATCTAGTTAAACGTCTTCAGTCATTTAGCCAAGAGAAGTGA
- the LOC8287681 gene encoding ubiquitin carboxyl-terminal hydrolase 25 isoform X2 has product MGFELQMSWQPSLLSQKRKNRPPLGLRNLGNSCYLNSVLQCLTYTPPLANFCLRLQHSSLCDSVSNGERKRDCPFCILEKRIVRSLSLDLTLDAPAKIQSCLKIFAEHFKGGQQEDAHEFLRYVIDACHNTCLRLMKLRRKGINSNNKNYDNDTTTSTSTSTSVVKEIFGGTLQSQVKCLSCHSESNKVDEIMDISLDVLHSNSLREAMQKFFQPEILDGNNKYRCESCKKLVAARKQMSILQAPNILVIQLKRFEGIFGGKIDKAIAFEEVLVLSSFMCKGSQDPRPEYNLFGTIVHSGYSPESGHYYAYIKDATGRWYCCNDSYVTLSTMQDVLSEKVYILFFSRSNQRPGSAGPSVTPIKPCNPNGCEASNIPKVTVSPNAVDAEASVEQPSRKDIPSMSKVDKVPSSPRVKFNIFGNSVSKRILPTGDGKAESHKSQNMEMNGSMKDRVYVEKHDKDMPSTINGNGCNKSRKINDGETGQAITKASANGVTQNGASDSGKPCLYESNGSASTDKGPGQHKLQNGGVNCHSGIPELKRKLKEDSCILIAQDAQSRTEVKELKEALKQEASTVLRSCGWSSKVYSFMCSRKRLCAREPGNLPSDIDLKKLLIAEAKSTFISQIPESLKEDLVKRLQSFSQEK; this is encoded by the exons atggGATTTGAATTGCAGATGAGTTGGCAACCGAGTTTACTGAgtcagaaaaggaaaaatcgTCCTCCTTTAGGGTTAAGAAACCTCGGCAACTCTTGCTATCTCAATAGCGTCCTTCAGTGTCTCACTTACACTCCTCCTCTCGCCAATTTCTGCCTCCGGTTACAACACTCCTCTCTCT GTGATTCGGTTTCGAACGGTGAGAGAAAGCGTGATTGTCCGTTTTGTATATTAGAGAAAAGGATTGTTAGGTCCTTAAGCCTAGACCTGACACTAGATGCTCCGGCTAAGATCCAGAGCTGTCTCAAGATTTTTGCCGAACACTTTAAGGGCGGTCAACAAGAGGATGCCCATGAATTCTTGCGATATGTTATTGATGCTTGCCATAACACTTGCTTGCGGCTCATGAAGCTGCGGCGCAAGGGAATTaacagtaataataaaaattatgacaaTGATACAACTACTAGTACTAGTACGAGTACTAGTGTTGTTAAAGAGATATTTGGGGGCACTTTGCAAAGTCAAGTGAAGTGTTTATCGTGTCATTCTGAGTCGAATAAAGTTGATGAGATTATGGATATTAGTCTTGATGTTTTGCATAGTAATTCACTTAGAGAAGCTATGCAGAAGTTTTTTCAGCCTGAGATCTTGGATGGAAACAACAAGTATAGATGTGAAAG TTGTAAGAAATTGGTGGCAGCAAGGAAGCAAATGTCTATTCTTCAAGCGCCTAATATCTTGGTGATCCAACTAAAG AGATTTGAGGGCATATTTGGTGGCAAGATTGATAAGGCTATTGCATTTGAAGAAGTTTTGGTACTGTCAAGCTTCATGTGCAAAGGAAGCCAG GATCCACGGCCAGAGTATAATCTTTTTGGCACCATTGTGCATTCAGGATATTCACCGGAATCTGGACACTACTATGCATATATCAAG GATGCAACGGGTCGGTGGTATTGCTGCAATGATTCATATGTGACGCTTTCAACAATGCAAGATGTCTTGTCAGAGAAGGtctatattcttttcttctctcgCAGTAACCAAAGACCAGGATCTGCAGGGCCCTCTGTTACTCCCATAAAACCGTGTAATCCCAATGGCTGCGAGGCATCTAACATTCCAAAGGTTACTGTTTCACCTAACGCAGTGGATGCAGAGGCATCTGTTGAACAACCTTCACGCAAGGATATTCCTTCCATGTCTAAGGTTGATAAAGTGCCTTCTAGTCCACgggtaaaatttaatatttttggaaATTCCGTTTCAAAGAGGATTCTGCCAACCGGTGACGGAAAGGCTGAAAGTCATAAGAGTCAAAATATGGAAATGAATGGGAGCATGAAAGACAGAGTTTATGTGGAGAAACATGACAAAGATATGCCATCAACAATTAATGGAAATGGTTGTAATAAGAGTAGGAAGATTAATGATGGTGAGACTGGCCAAGCAATTACAAAAGCAAGTGCAAATGGTGTCACCCAAAATGGTGCTTCTGATTCAGGAAAGCCGTGTCTCTATGAGTCTAACGGTAGCGCATCAACAGACAAAGGACCTGGTCAACATAAATTGCAAAATGGTGGAGTGAATTGCCACTCTGGCATTCCAGAGTtgaagagaaaattaaaggaGGATTCTTGCATTTTGATTGCACAGGATGCTCAATCTCGGACTGAAGtaaaagagttgaaagaaGC TCTCAAGCAAGAAGCTTCCACAGTTTTGCGATCATGTGGTTGGTCTAGTAAGGTATACAGTTTTATGTGTTCAAGGAAGAGGTTATGTGCACGAGAACCAGGAAATCTTCCAAGTGATATTGACTTAAA GAAACTGTTGATCGCAGAGGCCAAGTCAACCTTTATATCGCAGATACCTGAGTCATTGAAAGAGGATCTAGTTAAACGTCTTCAGTCATTTAGCCAAGAGAAGTGA
- the LOC8287680 gene encoding probable sugar phosphate/phosphate translocator At3g14410 isoform X1 yields the protein MFIEKAMADRARLLTYAYILLYIALSSGQIFFNKWVLSSKEINFPYPLGLTLLHMVFSSVLCFILTKVFKVMKVEDGMTLEIYATSVVPIGAMFAMTLWLGNTAYLYISVAFAQMLKAIMPVAVFILGVAAGLEVMSCRMLLIMSVISFGVLVASYGEININWIGVVYQMGGVVGEALRLIFMEILVKRKGLKLNPISMMYYVSPCSALCLFIPWIFLEKPKMEAHAWNFPPLVLTLNSLCTFALNLSVFLVISHTSALTIRVAGVVKDWVVVLLSALLFADTKLTVINLFGYGIAIAGVAAYNNHKLVKEASRRSSDEAQSVESVPLTATTNSNG from the exons ATGTTCATAGAGAAGGCAATGGCAGATCGGGCGAGACTCCTAACTTACGCTTATATTCTTCTTTATATCGCTCTCTCCAGTGGCCAGATCTTCTTTAACAAG TGGGTTTTGTCATCTAAGGAAATTAACTTTCCTTACCCTCTTGGATTGACTCTACTTCACATGGTCTTCTCTTctgttttatgttttatacTAACCAAAGTTTTTAAG GTCATGAAAGTTGAGGATGGAATGACACTAGAAAT ATATGCAACGTCAGTTGTTCCAATAGGTGCAATGTTTGCAATGACTCTTTGGCTGGGAAACACTGCCTACCTGTATATTTCTGTGGCTTTTGCACAAATGTTGAAGGCTATTA TGCCAGTTGCTGTTTTCATTCTTGGAGTAGCTGCTGGACTTGAGGTGATGAGCTGCAGAATGCTGTTAATAATGTCAGTGATCAGTTTTGGTGTTCTTGTGGCTTCTTATGGAGAGATCAATATTAACTGGATTGGAGTTGTGTATCAGATGGGTGGAGTTGTTGGggaagccttaagacttataTTCATGGAAATTCTAGTGAAAAGGAAGGGTCTGAAATTAAATCCTATTTCTATGATGTACTATGTTAGTCCCTGCAG TGCGCTTTGTCTATTTATTCCTTGGATCTTTCTAGAGAAGCCAAAGATGGAAGCACATGCATGGAACTTTCCACCTCTTGTGCTAACACTCAACTCTCTTTGTACTTTTGCACTCAACCTATCAGTTTTCCTCGTGATCTCTCATACTAGTGCTCTGACCATTCGCGTGGCTGGAGTTGTTAAGGACTGGGTTGTCGTCTTGCTGTCTGCTCTTCTATTTGCAGACACGAAGCTCACAGTTATAAATCTGTTTGGTTATGGCATTG CAATTGCTGGTGTAGCTGCGTATAATAACCACAAGTTAGTGAAGGAAGCTTCCCGACGCAGTTCTGATGAAGCACAGTCTGTTGAATCCGTACCATTGACTGCAACAACAAATTCCAATGGTTAA
- the LOC8287680 gene encoding probable sugar phosphate/phosphate translocator At3g14410 isoform X2: MFIEKAMADRARLLTYAYILLYIALSSGQIFFNKWVLSSKEINFPYPLGLTLLHMVFSSVLCFILTKVFKVMKVEDGMTLEIYATSVVPIGAMFAMTLWLGNTAYLYISVAFAQMLKAIMPVAVFILGVAAGLEMGGVVGEALRLIFMEILVKRKGLKLNPISMMYYVSPCSALCLFIPWIFLEKPKMEAHAWNFPPLVLTLNSLCTFALNLSVFLVISHTSALTIRVAGVVKDWVVVLLSALLFADTKLTVINLFGYGIAIAGVAAYNNHKLVKEASRRSSDEAQSVESVPLTATTNSNG; the protein is encoded by the exons ATGTTCATAGAGAAGGCAATGGCAGATCGGGCGAGACTCCTAACTTACGCTTATATTCTTCTTTATATCGCTCTCTCCAGTGGCCAGATCTTCTTTAACAAG TGGGTTTTGTCATCTAAGGAAATTAACTTTCCTTACCCTCTTGGATTGACTCTACTTCACATGGTCTTCTCTTctgttttatgttttatacTAACCAAAGTTTTTAAG GTCATGAAAGTTGAGGATGGAATGACACTAGAAAT ATATGCAACGTCAGTTGTTCCAATAGGTGCAATGTTTGCAATGACTCTTTGGCTGGGAAACACTGCCTACCTGTATATTTCTGTGGCTTTTGCACAAATGTTGAAGGCTATTA TGCCAGTTGCTGTTTTCATTCTTGGAGTAGCTGCTGGACTTGAG ATGGGTGGAGTTGTTGGggaagccttaagacttataTTCATGGAAATTCTAGTGAAAAGGAAGGGTCTGAAATTAAATCCTATTTCTATGATGTACTATGTTAGTCCCTGCAG TGCGCTTTGTCTATTTATTCCTTGGATCTTTCTAGAGAAGCCAAAGATGGAAGCACATGCATGGAACTTTCCACCTCTTGTGCTAACACTCAACTCTCTTTGTACTTTTGCACTCAACCTATCAGTTTTCCTCGTGATCTCTCATACTAGTGCTCTGACCATTCGCGTGGCTGGAGTTGTTAAGGACTGGGTTGTCGTCTTGCTGTCTGCTCTTCTATTTGCAGACACGAAGCTCACAGTTATAAATCTGTTTGGTTATGGCATTG CAATTGCTGGTGTAGCTGCGTATAATAACCACAAGTTAGTGAAGGAAGCTTCCCGACGCAGTTCTGATGAAGCACAGTCTGTTGAATCCGTACCATTGACTGCAACAACAAATTCCAATGGTTAA